A genomic window from Winogradskyella sp. J14-2 includes:
- a CDS encoding acyltransferase gives MLNNISYKFSILSNSIGVLKFWFIKLLYGNKLKTKRTFVVEKGAVIGIKDQGKISLNGKARLFKYAELKAKGNLTIGENFYLNKYSRVIAFSDISIGNNVTIAQFVSVLDHDHHYDFKGDDLVLEGYDTDKIQIGNNVWIADKAVVLKGVTIGNNVIVAANTVVNKDVPDNCIVAGVPFKIIKRLNE, from the coding sequence TTGCTCAATAACATTTCATACAAATTTAGTATCCTTTCTAACTCCATTGGTGTATTGAAGTTTTGGTTTATAAAGTTACTGTACGGTAATAAACTTAAAACCAAACGAACTTTTGTTGTAGAAAAAGGAGCTGTTATTGGTATTAAAGATCAAGGTAAAATTAGTTTAAATGGTAAAGCCAGACTGTTTAAATATGCAGAATTAAAGGCAAAAGGAAATCTTACAATTGGTGAAAATTTTTACTTAAATAAATATTCAAGAGTTATTGCTTTTAGTGACATATCTATAGGTAATAATGTTACCATTGCTCAGTTTGTCTCAGTTTTAGATCATGATCATCATTATGACTTTAAAGGAGATGATTTGGTTTTAGAGGGGTATGATACAGATAAAATACAAATAGGAAATAATGTATGGATTGCTGATAAGGCTGTTGTTTTAAAAGGGGTGACTATAGGTAATAATGTAATTGTTGCGGCAAATACAGTAGTTAATAAAGATGTGCCAGATAATTGTATAGTGGCTGGTGTACCATTCAAAATAATTAAAAGACTCAATGAGTAA
- a CDS encoding sulfotransferase family 2 domain-containing protein: MPTYLSLKPWYFWSNEPNNYLSSLELKRIIKLYPFLSGIGGHTTRTYANYEDVVNKNIKYFTFLRDPIARYMSHFNHQVNKKGIDWTIESFINEDKFNNCITRRVAGSEDIDIALYNLKNHYDFIGVFESYDESLLLLNQLVFNKKIRPNYEVKNDSLNEKKVKFIDLSVEVQEKIIANNSLDIKLYNEAKTQLYPEFVKKYKGNLEQDLVKFKEENSDYKYNRLRYNLIKATRLFTEKIIEPLAHKKQ, from the coding sequence ATGCCCACATATTTATCGCTTAAGCCATGGTATTTTTGGTCTAATGAACCCAATAATTATCTATCGAGTTTAGAGTTAAAAAGAATTATAAAACTTTACCCTTTTTTGAGTGGCATTGGTGGGCATACGACAAGAACCTATGCAAACTATGAAGATGTCGTAAATAAAAATATCAAATATTTTACATTTTTAAGAGATCCTATAGCAAGATACATGTCTCATTTTAACCACCAAGTCAATAAAAAAGGTATCGATTGGACGATAGAGTCTTTTATCAATGAAGATAAGTTCAATAATTGTATAACAAGGCGCGTTGCTGGTAGTGAAGATATTGATATAGCATTATACAATTTAAAAAATCATTATGATTTTATAGGCGTGTTTGAAAGTTATGATGAATCCTTACTTTTGCTCAATCAATTGGTGTTCAATAAAAAGATAAGACCAAACTACGAAGTAAAGAATGATTCTCTCAATGAGAAAAAAGTAAAGTTTATAGATCTGTCAGTTGAAGTTCAAGAAAAAATAATAGCAAATAATAGCTTAGATATTAAATTATATAATGAGGCCAAGACGCAATTGTACCCAGAATTTGTAAAAAAGTATAAGGGTAATTTGGAACAAGATCTTGTTAAATTTAAAGAAGAAAACAGTGATTATAAATACAATCGTTTAAGATATAATCTCATCAAAGCAACAAGGCTATTTACTGAGAAAATAATAGAACCTTTAGCACATAAAAAACAATAA
- a CDS encoding sulfotransferase domain-containing protein: protein MKKINTFLIGAQKAGTTSLYDWLGQHPQVLAPEEIKDYHFFTNEDFFKKGIKHLESFYKKGDTDIALHGAVNYMYFHNKACQRIQDYNKDIKIIICLRNPIKRATSAYNYFKRTLREENTFEQAIEAELKGELNTFEQQSNNTYLKHGYYAEQIQPFINMFGRENCHFVLFEELIDKQKQLNVMKEVCDFLGIDNGFQFKYVHLNASAQPKSKFYNYVMRKSGLTKILKPLLPLRYRKRLGKALEQKNIGDKKIETTISQSTQKLLEQKFRPQVIETATLTGKDLEQLWGFRN from the coding sequence ATGAAAAAAATTAACACATTCTTAATTGGTGCGCAAAAAGCAGGTACTACAAGTCTATACGATTGGTTAGGGCAACATCCTCAGGTGCTTGCACCAGAAGAAATAAAAGATTATCATTTTTTTACTAATGAAGATTTCTTTAAAAAAGGAATTAAGCATTTAGAATCCTTTTACAAAAAAGGAGATACAGATATAGCGCTGCATGGTGCAGTTAATTACATGTATTTTCATAACAAAGCTTGCCAAAGAATACAAGACTATAATAAAGACATTAAGATCATTATTTGCCTAAGAAATCCAATAAAAAGAGCGACTTCTGCATATAATTATTTTAAGAGAACATTACGTGAAGAAAACACCTTTGAGCAAGCAATTGAGGCAGAACTTAAAGGAGAGTTAAACACCTTTGAGCAACAATCTAATAATACTTACCTAAAGCATGGTTATTATGCGGAGCAAATACAACCGTTTATTAACATGTTTGGAAGGGAAAATTGCCACTTTGTACTATTTGAAGAACTTATAGATAAACAAAAACAGCTAAACGTTATGAAAGAGGTGTGTGATTTTTTGGGTATAGATAATGGCTTTCAATTCAAGTATGTACATCTTAATGCAAGCGCACAGCCGAAGTCTAAGTTCTATAATTATGTGATGCGAAAATCTGGTTTAACAAAGATTTTAAAGCCGTTATTACCACTCCGATACAGAAAAAGGTTGGGTAAGGCACTAGAGCAAAAAAATATAGGAGATAAAAAAATTGAAACAACGATAAGTCAAAGCACTCAAAAGCTTTTAGAACAAAAGTTTAGACCTCAAGTTATAGAAACAGCGACACTCACAGGTAAAGACTTGGAGCAACTGTGGGGTTTTAGAAATTAA
- a CDS encoding sulfotransferase family protein, whose product MKYSFTILGLSRSGSKMTKQILDNHFEVYTAPELGFYNPYSKSVYKYLSNTDHPAVEDLKKISPKFIQFTEELNNVNTILKKKEPKTVFKELMFQKANINKSEAKIIGAKFPFHFSFLSKFKRWYPNSKIIFLVRDPRAICSSEIIMKTKIKGSSKFPILKSDFVNRKTIMLYVLIQMIWYSIILKKYSNSNDAIIIKYENLLSNSEGEIKRLCNFLSIAYSDALLQIKVKGSSYNREQTKGISKHSVEKWKHNLKPDEKFLIKLCKPFYSKVYNDYFSS is encoded by the coding sequence ATGAAGTATTCGTTTACAATTTTAGGCTTAAGTAGGTCAGGTTCAAAAATGACCAAACAAATACTAGATAACCACTTCGAGGTATATACAGCACCAGAATTAGGATTTTACAACCCATATTCAAAAAGTGTATATAAATACCTGTCTAATACCGACCACCCAGCTGTAGAGGACTTAAAAAAGATAAGTCCAAAATTCATTCAGTTTACAGAAGAACTTAATAATGTTAATACGATTCTGAAAAAAAAAGAACCTAAAACGGTTTTTAAGGAATTGATGTTTCAAAAAGCTAATATCAATAAATCAGAAGCGAAAATCATAGGTGCTAAGTTTCCTTTTCATTTTTCATTTTTATCAAAGTTCAAAAGATGGTATCCAAATTCTAAAATCATATTTTTAGTGAGAGATCCCAGAGCAATTTGTTCATCAGAAATAATTATGAAAACTAAAATAAAAGGCTCATCTAAGTTTCCGATTTTAAAAAGTGATTTTGTAAACCGAAAAACAATAATGCTATACGTGCTTATTCAGATGATTTGGTATAGTATAATCCTTAAAAAATATTCGAACTCAAATGACGCTATTATTATAAAATATGAGAACTTATTAAGTAACAGTGAGGGCGAAATAAAAAGACTATGTAATTTCTTATCAATAGCATATTCAGACGCACTGTTACAAATTAAAGTAAAAGGATCGAGTTATAACAGAGAACAAACAAAAGGGATTTCCAAACACTCTGTAGAGAAATGGAAACATAATTTAAAGCCCGATGAAAAGTTTCTCATAAAACTATGCAAACCTTTTTATAGTAAGGTGTATAATGATTATTTTTCGTCTTAA